A stretch of Coccidioides posadasii str. Silveira chromosome 2, complete sequence DNA encodes these proteins:
- a CDS encoding uncharacterized protein (EggNog:ENOG410PUWP~COG:S): MAKSQEPSQPKVLARACQFCRARKIKCDTQRPSCSSCINQKKECVYILEVPKRRPSTAIVNALQGEKRALEDVVLRLKRASPDEVAGILESIPIVDGNVVVKTISPALAVLQEPKSATRTGKRHQSDDDGAGISSDEDLDVLPFLSVGEGGKVDTFGPSSALQGPTRPVIPSESPVAEHVRNQLIANAILQRQREHDLCYRQDVFGVPLELAKHLLDLHWNRQHHTFLLTYRPAIMRDLMQSGPYCSEFLINAIFACSSKYSQRIEVRDNPVDSTTSGLRFFARCDQLLAEQSLLNSSSIATLVGLLLLGSTYNARGDTSKGWLYTGYALRMVYDLGLHLDYKATTANAEDIEIRRRVFWGAFICDKLQSLYLGRPMTIHLRDVHVSRNFMDTMEEKELWTPYVDPMFPTDNMSTIPLTPTPIHSVSTFQQLCLLSRIMTKIINRFYVVGATAANARASLQSIDDALISWKDSLPGDLKFEPWSGNPATSQARPAPNVMILNALYYSLVILLHRPFISDGHLRSAVPPASSWKRCSTAARNITSIVLAYQATYTLRGAPYLMSYAVYVACTIHVRNAAATERDNPGENSSLLSASLHSLDELSLPNVGVSKPARIIRKIMAANGLQLVSDPSGVDIHSPSSLDLDAILRMFPSRSPVTGDLNHGDTFSSGFSMPSSHYAQEDLLYGFMDGQTHSFPDFTTNGVFRM, encoded by the exons ATGGCCAAGTCCCAAGAGCCTAGCCAGCCCAAGGTACTGGCGCGTGCATGCCAGTTCTGCCGGGCGAGAAAGATCAAATGCGACACTCAGCGTCCAAGTTGCAGTTCATGCATCAACCAGAAGAAGGAGTGCGTATATATTCTCGAAGTTCCCAAGCGGAG GCCGTCCACCGCTATTGTCAATGCATTGCAAGGTGAAAAGAGGGCCCTTGAAGATGTCGTTTTACGGCTCAAAAGAGCGTCGCCAGACGAAGTAGCTGGTATTCTGGAATCCATTCCAATCGTAGATGGAAATGTGGTTGTGAAAACAATTTCACCGGCACTAGCAGTTCTGCAAGAGCCGAAAAGCGCCACTAGAACTGGGAAGAGACACCAGTCTGACGACGATGGAGCTGGCATTTCCTCTGACGAAGATCTCGACGTCCTTCCATTCCTTTCTGTCGGTGAAGGTGGAAAGGTAGACACCTTTGGCCCTTCATCCGCTCTCCAAGGCCCCACGCGACCTGTTATTCCCAGTGAGTCGCCCGTTGCCGAGCATGTTCGAAACCAGCTGATTGCAAACGCAATCCTGCAGCGCCAACGCGAACATGACCTTTGCTACAGACAGGACGTCTTTGGTGTTCCACTGGAACTGGCTAAGCACCTGCTCGATCTGCATTGGAACAGGCAGCATCACACGTTTCTCCTTACGTATCGCCCGGCAATCATGAGAGACTTGATGCAAAGTGGGCCGTACTGCTCCGAATTCTTAATCAATGCCATTTTTGCATGTTCCAGTAAATATTCTCAGAGAATTGAAGTCCGAGATAACCCAGTCGATTCTACCACGTCTGGTCTTCGGTTTTTCGCGCGTTGCGACCAGCTTTTGGCGGAGCAATCTCTTCTGAACTCGTCAAGCATCGCGACACTAGTAGGGTTGCTTCTGCTGGGATCCACTTACAATGCACGTGGTGATACCTCGAAAGGGTGGCTCTACACTGGCTATGCACTCCGAATGGTATACGATCTGGGCCTTCACCTGGACTACAAAGCTACGACCGCGAACGCTGAAGATATCGAGATTCGCAGGCGGGTGTTCTGGGGCGCTTTCATTTGCGACAAGCTGCAGAGTTTGTATTTGGGGCGGCCAATGACAATCCATCTAAGAGATGTCCATGTTTCACGTAATTTCATGGACACGATGGAGGAAAAGGAGTTGTGGACGCCATATGTTGACCCGATGTTCCCCACAGACAATATGTCAACTATTCCGCTCACTCCCACCCCGATTCATTCGGTATCTACATTCCAACAACTGTGCCTCTTATCAAGAATCATGACCAAAATCATTAACCGATTTTACGTTGTTGGGGCCACGGCAGCAAATGCAAGAGCGAGCCTTCAGTCTATCGACGACGCCCTTATCTCGTGGAAGGACAGTCTCCCCGGGGACCTCAAATTTGAGCCTTGGTCGGGTAATCCTGCGACCTCACAGGCTCGACCTGCCCCCAACGTGATGATTCTAAATGCTTTGTACTATTCGCTGgttattcttcttcatcggCCATTCATTTCCGATGGCCACCTTCGGTCCGCCGTTCCGCCGGCGAGTTCATGGAAGCGGTGTTCCACAGCCGCTAGAAACATCACTAGCATAGTTCTTGCTTATCAAGCCACGTACACGCTACGGGGAGCGCCGTATCTGATGAGCTATGCCGTTTATGTGGCATGCACTATTCACGTCCGCAACGCGGCTGCGACTGAGAGAGATAATCCTGGAGAAAATTCGTCGCTGCTATCGGCAAGTTTGCACAGCCTGGATGAGCTTTCTCTTCCGAATGTTGGAGTCTCCAAGCCTGCTAGGATCATTCGCAAGATTATGGCGGCGAATGGGTTGCAGTTAGTGTCAG ATCCATCGGGCGTGGATATCCATTCTCCTTCTTCCCTGGATCTGGATGCTATCTTGCGCATGTTTCCCTCGCGGTCCCCGGTCACGGGAGATCTAAATCATGGAGATACTTTCAGCTCGGGATTTAGTATGCCCAGCAGCCATTACGCTCAGGAGGACCTGCTCTACGGTTTCATGGACGGACAGACTCACTCCTTTCCTGACTTCACTACGAATGGCGTATTTCGCATGTAG
- a CDS encoding uncharacterized protein (EggNog:ENOG410Q5F8~COG:G~TransMembrane:12 (i49-67o87-104i116-135o147-167i179-198o210-232i282-303o309-334i346-367o373-396i408-430o442-463i)) yields the protein MDKSSEVGIGGEVTEKRDEFVLPELQEYHDLRAKFDENRVKSLLRRVDIRLMPPLAILYLVAFIDRSNIGNARLQGLEKDLNLSPQQYAWCLTIFFFPYALFEVPSNIMLKLLRPSIWLTIIVFGWGIVMTVMGLCQNYSALLACRFFLGVFEAGLFPGCTFITTAWYKRFEVQYRVALFYSAASLSGAFSGLLAFAIGNMAGVRGYSGWRWLFILEGIATCVVASICYFFIPDSPGSAKWLSPEEARFLELRLQFDGHDKGYKEGGFEWKYLIQGFTDAKVYIGTIIFGAICICTYALSYSLPTMINLLGYSAANAQLLTIPVYAFGCIICVLNSVLSDRYKHRAAFIIAPMGMTMIGLIIGMAVDPTKLPGVIYFALFLVAGGIFSGIPTTVAWTSNNLAGQWKRAVGMALQFTLGNLVGGTVGSNIFLVKEKPKYMTAYSVLFSVTACAFLSGWALLFCIRRWNAQKASLVEQAEREGRDLDAECKDLGDKNPYFKYTL from the exons ATGGACAAATCATCAGAAGTCGGGATCGGTGGCGAGGTCACCGAGAAACGTGACGAGTTTGTTTTACCAGAGCTTCAGGAGTACCATGACCTCCGGGCTAAATTCGACGAGAATCGTGTCAAGTCGCTTCTGCGTCGAGTTGATATACGCCTAATGCCCCCCTTGGCGATCTTGTATCTTGTTGCTTTCATCGATAGATCGAACATTGGAAATGCAAGGCTTCAGGGTTTAGAGAAAGACCTAAATCTTAGTCCTCAGCAATATGCCTG GTGCTTGaccatcttctttttcccttaTGCTTTGTTCGAGGTTCCAAGCAATATCATGCTCAAGTTGCTGCGCCCATCTATTTGGCTGACAATCATTGTCTTCGGATGGGGTATTGTCATGACAGTCATGGG GCTCTGCCAAAATTATTCTGCACTCCTGGCATGTCGTTTCTTTCTTGGAGTGTTCGAAGCCGGTCTCTTCCCAGGCTGTACTTTCATTACTACCGCCTGGTACAAGAGGTTTGAGGTCCAGTATCGTGTCGCCCTTTTCTATTCTGCAGCATCACTCTCTGGTGCCTTTTCTGGGCTTCTTGCTTTTGCTATCGGTAACATGGCAGGCGTTCGCGGCTACAGTGGCTGGAG ATGGCTTTTTATTCTTGAAGGCATTGCCACTTGTGTTGTTGCCTCCATTTGCTATTTCTTCATTCCAGACTCACCCGGTTCGGCAAAGTGGCTTTCGCCAGAAGAAGCACGATTCTTGGAGCTACGATTGCAGTTTGATGGCCACGACAAAGGTTACAAGGAGGGAGGCTTTGAATGGAAGTATCTTATCCAAGGTTTCACTGATGCTAAGGTCTACATAGGAACT ATCATATTTGGAGCCATCTGCATCTGCACATATGCGCTCTCATACTCTCTCCCTACCATGATTAACCTCCTCGGCTACAGCGCTGCCAACGCTCAACTTCTCACCATTCCCGTCTACGCCTTTGGCTGTATCATCTGCGTCCTCAACTCAGTCCTGTCAGATCGCTACAAGCACCGCGCCGCCTTCATCATCGCCCCCATGGGAATGACAATGATAGGGCTTATTATCGGCATGGCCGTCGATCCCACCAAACTTCCTGGTGTCATTTACTTTGCCCTCTTCCTGGTTGCCGGTGGTATCTTCTCCGGTATCCCCACCACCGTCGCATGGACCTCCAACAACCTCGCGGGACAATGGAAGCGCGCCGTCGGAATGGCCCTCCAGTTTACCCTGGGAAATCTCGTGGGCGGAACCGTGGGTTCGAATATATTCCTGGTTAAAGAGAAACCAAAATATATGACCGCCTACTCGGTGCTATTTTCAGTTACCGCCTGTGCATTCTTGAGCGGATGGGCACTGTTATTCTGTATTCGGAGATGGAATGCCCAGAAAGCTTCGCTGGTGGAGCAGgcggagagagaggggaggGATTTGGATGCTGAGTGTAAGGATCTGGGAGATAAGAACCCTTACTTTAAGTATACCCTTTGA
- a CDS encoding uncharacterized protein (BUSCO:57081at4751~EggNog:ENOG410PH7G~COG:A~TransMembrane:1 (o558-579i)~BUSCO:526at33183), producing MSDAEFDAIKRLQAERNAAAAAKKGSKTFDPSNQRTDFSTKASLTESFDTTLYDRNGADKYAGYNTSIAVDGEDDEMPDADADQSRRLIGQYTASKDQLNEFASGKGVEEEDILLGREKSARVSERESEYQKRRFNRALTPTRADPFAENANANVEAEGHTYRDIMALRELEKEEERVKKIIAEKQVKGEDGIVEHEATLKIDEGDKENRELGSVSVTAGRKRKQRWDVTSESPAATETTEAADAKPKRSRWDQTPAPAAPTEAPKRRSRWDQAPSLTAATPIGHQGLSTPMHPSQAPVPMTPITFGSDITGRNAPLSDEELDMMLPSEGYKILEPPPGYAPLRTPARKMMATPAPVASASGIGGFMMQEPENARLMSKQLPTDIPGVGDLQFFKAEDMQYFGKLVDGADENSMSVEELKERKIMRLLLKVKNGTPPMRKTALRQLTDNARQFGAGPLFNQILPLLMEKTLEDQERHLLVKVIDRVLYKLDDLVRPYVHKILVVIEPLLIDQDYYARVEGREIISNLSKAAGLAHMISTMRPDIDHVDEYVRNTTARAFAVVASALGIPALLPFLRAVCRSKKSWQARHTGVKIVQQIPILMGCAVLPHLQGLVDCIGPNLSDEQAKVRTVTSLAIAALAEAANPYGIESFQDILGPLWMGARKQRGKGLAGFLKAVGYIIPLMDEEGANYFTSQIMEIILREFSSPDEEMKKVVLKVVSQCAGTDGVTAAYLKEHVLQDFFKCFWVRRMALDRRNFRQVVETTVDLGQKVGVSEILEKIVNNLKDESEAYRKMTIETIEKLIASLGAADIGERLEERLIDGVLFAFQEQSVEDIVILNGFGTVVNALGTRCKHYLPQIVSTILWRLNNKSATVRQQAADLISRIAMVMKQCGEDALMGKLGTFLYEYLGEEYPEVLGSILGALRSIVTVVGINQMQPPIRDLLPRLTPILRNRHEKVQENTIDLVGRIADRGPESVNAREWMRICFELLDMLKAHKKGIRRAANNTFGFIAKAIGPQDVLATLLNNLRVQERQSRVCTAVAIGIVAETCAPFTVLPALMNEYRVPELNVQNGVLKAMSFLFEYIGEMAKDYVYAVTPLLEDALIDRDQVHRQTAASVVKHIALGVVGLGCEDAMVHLLNLLYPNLFETSPHVIDRIIEAIEAIRMAVGTGIVMNYVWAGLFHPARKVRTPYWRLYNDAYVQGADSMIPYYPHLPDEGVPRDELAIVL from the exons ATGTCAGACG CTGAATTTGATGCCATCAAACGGCTGCAGGCTGAGCGCAATGCTGCAGCCGCGGCAAAGAAAGGTTCAAAGACTTTTGATCCGTCCAACCAGCGGACTGACTTTTCCACCAAGGCTTCTCTGACCGAATCCTTCGACACCACCCTCTATGATCGAAACGGAGCCGATAAATATGCCGGTTATAACACCTCTATCGCCGTTGATGGTGAGGATGATGAAATGCCAGATGCAGATGCCGACCAGAGCCGTAGGCTTATCGGTCAGTATACCGCAAGCAAAGACCAGCTGAATGAGTTCGCAAGTGGGAAGGgtgttgaagaagaagatattctaTTGGGCCGTGAGAAGTCCGCCAGGGTATCCGAGCGAGAGAGTGAATATCAGAAACGACGCTTTAATCGTGCTCTCACTCCAACGCGGGCCGACCCATTTGCGGAAAATGCCAATGCAAATGTTGAGGCAGAAGGCCATACTTATCGCGACATCATGGCACTTCGAGAACTcgagaaggaagaagaacgCGTGAAGAAGATCATTGCTGAAAAACAAGTCAAGGGAGAAGATGGCATTGTGGAGCATGAGGCCACCTTAAAAATCGACGAGGGGGACAAAGAAAATCGAGAGTTAGGTTCTGTATCGGTTACGGCTGGTAGAAAGAGGAAACAGAGATGGGACGTAACATCTGAGTCTCCCGCTGCAACAGaaactactgaagctgctgaCGCCAAGCCCAAGCGCTCAAGATGGGACCAGACACCTGCCCCTGCCGCCCCTACAGAAGCCCCCAAACGAAGGTCGAGGTGGGATCAAGCTCCGTCACTTACAGCAGCTACGCCCATCGGCCATCAAGGTCTCTCGACACCCATGCACCCTTCACAGGCACCCGTTCCAATGACACCTATAACCTTTGGCTCCGATATAACTGGTCGAAATGCACCCCTATCGGACGAGGAACTAGATATGATGCTTCCCTCCGAGGGATATAAGATTCTCGAACCACCTCCTGGATATGCTCCGCTTCGAACTCCTGCCCGCAAGATGATGGCCACTCCAGCGCCTGTTGCTAGCGCAAGCGGGATCGGTGGTTTCATGATGCAAGAACCAGAAAACGCTCGCCTTATGAGCAAGCAATTACCCACCGATATCCCCGGAGTGGGCGACTTGCAGTTTTTCAAGGCTGAGGATATGCAATACTTCGGAAAACTTGTTGACGGAGCTGATGAGAATTCAATGTCCGTCGAGGAGCTCAAAGAGAGGAAGATTATGAGGCTATTGCTAAAAGTCAAAAATGGTACTCCGCCAATGCGGAAAACCGCTTTGCGTCAGCTTACAGATAACGCACGACAGTTCGGGGCAGGTCCTCTTTTCAACCAGATTCTGCCACTGCTGATGGAGAAAACACTGGAGGATCAGGAACGGCATTTGCTTGTCAAAGTCATTGATCGTGTGTTGTACAAGCTTGATGATCTTGTGCGACCGTATGTCCACAAAATCCTTGTCGTCATCGAACCGCTCCTCATCGACCAGGACTATTACGCCCGTGTCGAAGGTAGAGAAATTATCTCAAATCTCAGTAAAGCGGCAGGCCTTGCTCACATGATTAGTACCATGCGCCCCGATATCGACCACGTTGATGAGTATGTACGGAACACCACTGCACGAGCTTTCGCTGTGGTCGCATCCGCCCTCGGTATTCCAGCCTTACTTCCATTCCTAAGGGCCGTTTGTCGGAGCAAAAAATCGTGGCAAGCTAGGCACACTGGTGTCAAAATTGTACAGCAGATTCCCATTCTTATGGGCTGTGCTGTCTTGCCTCATTTGCAGGGCTTAGTAGACTGTATTGGGCCGAATCTCAGTGATGAACAGGCCAAGGTGCGGACGGTGACCAGTTTGGCAATTGCTGCACTTGCAGAAGCTGCCAATCCTTATGGTATTGAGAGTTTCCAGGACATTCTTGGGCCACTATGGATGGGTGCGCGTAAACAACGCGGCAAGGGCCTTGCCGGTTTCCTCAAGGCCGTTGGCTACATCATTCCTCTTATGGATGAAGAGGGTGCGAATTACTTTACTAGCCAGATCATGGAAATTATCCTTCGCGAGTTCTCTTCTCCAGATGAAGAGATGAAGAAGGTTGTTTTGAAAGTCGTATCTCAATGCGCCGGTACAGACGGTGTTACAGCAGCATATCTGAAAGAGCACGTACTCCAGGATTTCTTCAAATGCTTCTGGGTCAGACGTATGGCTCTTGACAGAAGGAATTTTCGCCAAGTTGTGGAAACCACTGTTGATCTCGGCCAGAAAGTGGGCGTTAGCGAGATTTTAGAAAAGATCGTCAACAACCTCAAGGACGAAAGCGAAGCATATCGAAAAATGACAATCGAAACGATTGAGAAGCTCATAGCTTCACTCGGAGCTGCAGATATCGGTGAACGATTAGAGGAAAGGCTGATCGACGGTGTCCTTTTCGCATTTCAAGAACAAAGTGTGGAAGATATTGTGATTTTGAATGGATTTGGAACCGTTGTAAATGCCCTTGGAACTCGCTGCAAACATTACCTTCCTCAAATTGTTAGCACTATTCTATGGCGACTGAACAACAAGTCCGCAACTGTGCGACAGCAGGCAGCAGACCTTATCTCTCGCATCGCGATGGTCATGAAGCAATGCGGAGAGGATGCTTTGATGGGCAAACTTGGTACTTTCCTCTACGAATATCTTGGTGAAGAATATCCTGAGGTGCTTGGTTCCATCCTTGGCGCATTGCGTTCTATTGTCACTGTTGTTGGCATCAACCAGATGCAGCCTCCGATTCGAGACCTTCTGCCACGCCTTACACCTATCCTGCGAAATCGGCATGAAAAGGTTCAAGAAAACACAATTGATCTTGTTGGTCGTATTGCCGATAGAGGCCCCGAATCAGTCAACGCCCGTGAATGGATGCGTATTTGCTTCGAACTGCTTGATATGCTTAAAGCCCACAAGAAAGGCATTCGCCGGGCCGCCAACAACACATTTGGTTTTATTGCAAAAGCAATCGGGCCACAAGACGTTTTGGCTACGTTGCTCAACAACCTGCGGGTCCAAGAACGTCAGTCGCGCGTCTGCACAGCCGTTGCTATTGGTATAGTTGCCGAAACTTGCGCACCTTTTACAGTCTTGCCCGCTCTTATGAACGAGTATCGAGTGCCTGAACTGAATGTGCAAAATGGTGTGCTTAAAGCCATGTCATTCCTCTTCGAGTATATCGGCGAGATGGCGAAAGATTACGTCTACGCCGTCACACCGCTTCTTGAAGACGCTCTCATCGATCGTGACCAGGTTCATCGACAAACAGCAGCCAGTGTTGTTAAGCATATCGCACTTGGGGTCGTGGGCTTAGGGTGCGAAGACGCAATGGTTCATCTCCTCAACCTTCTCTATCCCAACCTTTTCGAGACCAGTCCGCACGTCATCGATCGTATCATCGAGGCTATTGAAGCAATTCGTATGGCGGTCGGTACGGGTATTGTGATGAACTATGTCTGGGCTGGACTATTCCACCCTGCACGTAAAGTGCGAACTCCATACTGGAGGCTGTACAATGATGCCTACGTTCAGGGCGCGGATTCTATGATTCCATATTATCCGCACCTACCAGATGAAGGCGTGCCGAGAGATGAATTAGCGATTGTACTTTGA
- a CDS encoding uncharacterized protein (SECRETED:SignalP(1-18)~EggNog:ENOG410PN9Z~COG:S), which yields MYLSSLLPYSLLILGVACAPIDSGLSMSASAAGNVLNSIRRQGQASGCNIFKTVLPDTGNGSELPVPASKLELKYITLGVGTQNYTCENLETPSLVGAVATLYDASCLVTKHSLLLDMFARLAVRLPTKILNHMISKYLNIDLMGHHYFAGSVPMFDLRQVGQQDYAYVSVAAKVPAPRNIDVDWLKLDRVDGSGIETVYRVKTTSGKAPATCRNMPGRFEVKYLAQYWMYG from the exons ATGTATCTTTCTAGCCTCCTACCTTACTCGCTTCTCATCTTGGGTGTCGCGTGCGCCCCAATCGACTCCGGATTATCCATGTCCGCATCAGCTGCCGGAAATGTTTTAAACAGCATCCGCCGCCAGGGTCAAGCTTCGGGCTGCAATATATTCAAAACAGTGTTGCCCGATACCGGCAATGGCTCAGAACTACCCGTCCCCGCCTCCAAACTGGAGCTCAAATACATAACTCTCGGCGTCGGGACCCAGAACTATACTTGCGAAAATCTCGAGACACCATCACTGGTTGGCGCGGTCGCTACGCTTTACGATGCTTCCTGTCTCGTTACAAAGCACTCGCTGTTGTTGGATATGTTTGCACGTCTGGCCGTCAGGCTTCCTACGAAAATTCTCAATCATATGATATCCAAATACCTCAACATTGATCTGATGGGCCATCACTACTTTGCTGGTAGTGTTCCCATGTTCGATCTACGCCAAGTTGGCCAGCAGGACTACGCTTATGTTTCAGTGGCTGCGAAAGTTCCTGCTCCACGGAACATTGATGTCGACTGGCTAAAGCTCGATCGCGTGGATGGATCTGGGATTGAG ACTGTCTATCGTGTGAAAACTACGTCAGGAAAAGCACCCGCCACTTGCAGGAATATGCCTGGCCGTTTCGAAGTCAAATACCTCGCACAATATTGGATGTATGGGTGA